One window of Methanocalculus alkaliphilus genomic DNA carries:
- the thiI gene encoding tRNA uracil 4-sulfurtransferase ThiI — protein sequence MERLVMVRYGELFLKSAPVMHHYIGILKRNLTWALKASGIDHTIEDHRGRLYIHGDTPEQIATLAARCFGVVDTSIVTRTEPTMEALAEAAVARVAESGRRSGSFAVRARRDRVPGFSSQELGAYVGSAILDQYPEFSVNLSNPEYEISVEARTFGGYVTDHFIPGPGGLPLGTQGRAVCLLSAGIDSPVAAWLMMRRGTELILLHFDGGRFAGSATKEDAYRHAETLSTYCMGAEIRIVEIPMEPFFNALAGLPEPRSRCVLCKRFMHRVASLVGEEFQCSAIVNGDNLGQVASQTLENLAVVSAAATLPILRPLITYDKVEVIDLAKEIGTFIATPGDHACRAVPKKPATGAIIEEIEKEEGMLPMDILIREAMAGAVHRVALSGSVRER from the coding sequence ATGGAGCGGTTGGTCATGGTGCGGTACGGGGAACTCTTTTTAAAGAGTGCCCCGGTGATGCACCACTATATCGGAATATTAAAGCGAAACCTCACCTGGGCGCTCAAAGCCTCAGGGATTGACCATACCATAGAGGATCACCGGGGCCGCCTCTATATTCATGGCGATACACCGGAACAGATTGCAACACTCGCGGCCAGGTGTTTTGGTGTCGTCGATACGAGCATCGTTACCCGGACTGAACCGACGATGGAGGCACTCGCAGAAGCAGCCGTTGCACGGGTGGCCGAATCAGGGAGGCGATCAGGGAGTTTTGCAGTCCGGGCACGCCGTGATCGCGTGCCAGGCTTCTCAAGCCAGGAGCTTGGCGCGTATGTCGGTTCAGCTATCCTTGATCAGTACCCGGAATTTTCCGTCAACCTCAGCAACCCCGAGTACGAGATCAGCGTTGAAGCCCGGACCTTCGGAGGATATGTCACCGATCACTTCATTCCGGGTCCCGGCGGTCTCCCGCTTGGAACACAGGGCCGGGCTGTCTGCCTCCTCTCCGCAGGGATCGACTCCCCGGTAGCCGCCTGGCTGATGATGCGCCGGGGCACAGAACTCATCCTCCTCCACTTCGACGGCGGTCGGTTTGCCGGATCTGCAACAAAGGAAGATGCATACCGGCATGCAGAAACCCTCTCAACATACTGCATGGGAGCTGAAATCCGGATCGTTGAGATTCCTATGGAGCCTTTCTTCAACGCGCTGGCAGGACTCCCCGAGCCCAGATCCCGGTGTGTCCTCTGCAAGCGGTTCATGCACCGTGTTGCCTCCCTGGTGGGGGAAGAGTTCCAGTGCTCTGCCATTGTCAATGGCGATAACCTCGGCCAGGTCGCCTCGCAGACCCTCGAAAACCTCGCCGTCGTCTCTGCAGCTGCGACCCTCCCGATCCTCAGGCCGCTCATCACCTATGACAAGGTCGAGGTGATCGATCTCGCCAAAGAGATCGGGACGTTCATCGCTACACCAGGCGATCATGCCTGCCGGGCTGTTCCGAAGAAGCCTGCAACAGGTGCCATCATTGAGGAGATTGAAAAAGAGGAGGGAATGCTCCCGATGGATATCCTCATCCGGGAGGCGATGGCGGGCGCCGTCCACCGGGTAGCCCTCTCAGGATCAGTCAGAGAGAGATAA
- a CDS encoding DUF2150 family protein: protein MARKKSDAKKEDAPKLFYIFYNQERWENWLFRLSEADFEGSEDDEDMPEGFRTLENFSEDIVLAVLKILKLWQNERISHEDAVKKLDEVSEIVMGPVPEGDLGEIIGSVQIAMMALFASARLFLAGESTDADIKTLVKEGKKIGDDDPEEALRIASEIGSSVIAGAACCGRYVKETDEPTIFDEWLALIEKMGEAMKSLKKFDEEPGDV, encoded by the coding sequence ATGGCGCGGAAGAAGAGTGACGCAAAGAAAGAGGATGCACCAAAACTGTTCTATATATTCTATAACCAGGAACGGTGGGAGAACTGGCTTTTTCGGCTTTCGGAGGCCGACTTTGAAGGTTCAGAGGATGATGAGGATATGCCGGAGGGCTTCCGGACCCTTGAGAACTTCAGCGAGGATATCGTCCTTGCGGTCCTGAAGATCCTCAAATTATGGCAGAATGAACGGATATCACACGAAGATGCCGTCAAGAAACTTGATGAGGTCTCTGAGATCGTGATGGGGCCGGTACCTGAAGGGGATCTTGGCGAGATCATCGGCTCGGTCCAGATTGCGATGATGGCCCTCTTCGCCTCGGCCCGGCTCTTCCTTGCTGGTGAGAGCACGGATGCGGATATCAAGACCCTCGTCAAGGAAGGGAAGAAGATCGGTGATGATGATCCCGAGGAGGCCCTCCGGATCGCCTCAGAGATTGGATCGTCTGTCATCGCCGGTGCTGCATGCTGTGGCCGATATGTGAAGGAGACAGATGAACCAACCATCTTTGATGAGTGGCTGGCACTCATCGAGAAGATGGGCGAGGCGATGAAGTCCTTAAAGAAGTTCGATGAAGAACCCGGTGACGTGTAG
- a CDS encoding DUF5814 domain-containing protein, with amino-acid sequence MIAQKARLRAARKIQRIAGYRLPDFAFHGANLEMIAGSLNYEQLDPTLRDQLLRFQKDFLDCRCRGTPLCGCPEEKFVLMIIELRMQGLDHREIHAHLLDEYGIDLFPADILSFLEESVHRLEAIRSVAELEGQHDLAKRTEAAIKDIEQ; translated from the coding sequence GTGATTGCACAGAAGGCCCGCCTTCGTGCAGCCCGGAAGATTCAGCGGATAGCAGGGTACCGCCTCCCTGACTTCGCTTTTCATGGTGCAAACCTGGAGATGATCGCCGGATCCCTCAACTATGAGCAGCTGGATCCGACGCTCCGAGACCAGCTTCTCCGGTTCCAGAAGGATTTCCTTGACTGCAGATGCAGGGGAACGCCCCTCTGCGGATGCCCTGAGGAGAAGTTCGTCCTGATGATCATTGAGCTCCGGATGCAGGGCCTTGATCACCGGGAGATCCATGCACACCTTCTGGACGAGTACGGGATCGACCTCTTCCCCGCCGATATCCTCTCATTTCTTGAAGAGTCAGTCCACCGGCTGGAAGCGATCCGGTCGGTGGCAGAGCTTGAGGGGCAGCATGATCTGGCAAAGAGGACCGAGGCGGCGATTAAGGATATAGAGCAGTAG
- a CDS encoding EFR1 family ferrodoxin (N-terminal region resembles flavodoxins. C-terminal ferrodoxin region binds two 4Fe-4S clusters.): MTTIIYSFTGTGNTLAAARQLADALGDTTIIPITRVTGNGPLPHDVESADAIGIAFPVYYMDMPRIVQEFVSSLRFNGSPYIFGIASCGGNAGAALHNLDTLLKEKGTRLSLGVAITMPENFIGPISLMEPEEKVEGILTSARDRIPEIAAAIRERRESLPEGSNSLPFRIGGSFFRLLTTSIYPTHKKLHATERCNGCGICGRICPTRNITVSDSAVTWESDCTWCYACIHWCPQEAVEIGGRTKGKRRYHHPDVTVKDMVEQRGG, encoded by the coding sequence ATGACGACCATCATCTATTCCTTCACCGGCACCGGCAATACCCTCGCCGCTGCCCGCCAGCTTGCCGACGCTCTTGGCGATACAACAATCATCCCCATCACACGGGTGACGGGGAATGGGCCCCTCCCGCATGATGTAGAATCGGCAGATGCCATCGGTATTGCGTTCCCGGTGTACTACATGGACATGCCCCGGATTGTGCAGGAATTTGTCAGCAGCCTCCGGTTCAACGGCAGCCCCTACATATTCGGGATCGCTTCCTGCGGCGGGAATGCCGGGGCTGCCCTGCACAATCTCGATACACTCCTCAAAGAGAAGGGCACCCGACTCTCCCTTGGCGTTGCGATAACCATGCCCGAGAACTTCATCGGGCCGATCAGCCTGATGGAACCGGAAGAGAAGGTTGAAGGGATACTGACATCTGCCCGGGATCGGATTCCGGAGATTGCAGCAGCTATCCGCGAGAGGCGGGAGTCTCTGCCGGAAGGATCCAATTCCCTCCCCTTCCGGATCGGAGGCTCATTCTTCCGTCTCCTGACAACATCGATCTATCCGACGCACAAAAAACTCCATGCTACCGAACGCTGCAACGGGTGCGGGATATGCGGCCGGATCTGCCCGACACGAAATATCACCGTCTCGGACAGTGCCGTCACCTGGGAGAGCGACTGCACCTGGTGCTATGCCTGCATCCACTGGTGCCCGCAGGAGGCAGTCGAGATAGGAGGACGGACAAAAGGAAAACGACGGTACCATCACCCGGATGTGACGGTGAAGGATATGGTGGAGCAGAGGGGAGGATAA
- a CDS encoding pyridoxamine 5'-phosphate oxidase family protein, producing MDFSECVKFANENPLTYIATMDGDQPRVRAFAMWFADETGFYYHTGIGKSVWKQLTRNAKVELCFYSPGEGAGTMMRVAGLIEPVSDITLRKRLIEERPWLLEIGITGAADPKLVVFRVAHGEAYFWTMEYNQREAEAPRVTF from the coding sequence ATGGACTTTTCCGAATGCGTGAAATTCGCAAATGAGAACCCGCTGACCTATATCGCCACAATGGACGGTGACCAGCCACGGGTCCGGGCATTTGCTATGTGGTTTGCCGATGAAACCGGGTTCTATTACCATACTGGTATTGGAAAGAGTGTCTGGAAACAGCTGACACGAAACGCAAAGGTTGAGCTCTGCTTCTATTCACCCGGTGAGGGGGCCGGAACGATGATGCGGGTTGCCGGGTTAATCGAGCCGGTCAGTGATATTACGCTCAGAAAGAGACTGATTGAGGAGAGGCCATGGCTGCTTGAGATAGGCATCACCGGTGCAGCTGATCCGAAACTTGTCGTCTTCAGGGTTGCCCACGGCGAGGCATATTTCTGGACGATGGAATACAATCAGCGGGAGGCAGAAGCACCCCGGGTCACTTTCTGA
- a CDS encoding acyltransferase produces MEGHPSTPGRSLRIMPPPGPPPSSSPASKLEGATVAAGSVVTHGVPAGMMAVGSPARIRPLPEEMRQG; encoded by the coding sequence GTGGAGGGACATCCATCGACACCGGGACGATCATTGAGGATTATGCCGCCACCGGGGCCGCCGCCATCATCCTCCCCGGCGTCAAAATTGGAAGGGGCGACGGTTGCTGCCGGCTCTGTCGTTACCCATGGTGTTCCGGCCGGGATGATGGCAGTTGGGTCGCCAGCACGGATCAGGCCGCTCCCGGAGGAGATGAGACAGGGATAG
- a CDS encoding type II toxin-antitoxin system RelE family toxin, with protein MTFEIHYSKSADRDLSRLPIDVIRKIVFAISAIKDDPFAHIQKMKGAKNPPQYRFRVGEYRVILLMDKSEKVLLVDGVGHRSTIYQRYGK; from the coding sequence ATGACCTTCGAAATCCATTATTCAAAGTCAGCAGACAGAGACCTTTCAAGACTGCCCATTGACGTCATCAGAAAAATTGTTTTTGCAATTAGTGCTATCAAGGATGATCCATTTGCCCATATTCAAAAGATGAAAGGAGCAAAGAACCCCCCACAATACAGATTCAGGGTTGGAGAATACCGGGTGATCCTCCTCATGGATAAATCAGAAAAAGTGCTTCTTGTCGATGGAGTCGGGCACAGAAGCACAATCTATCAACGGTACGGAAAATAG
- a CDS encoding DUF7557 family protein, with protein sequence MSVSIPVSTEIKTRLDKIRRPGESYQEVIEKLLDDHDEGDLALCSGWAKRAKEAISEFRKGETLTEEDIIKKYALK encoded by the coding sequence ATGAGCGTTTCAATCCCAGTTTCAACAGAGATTAAAACCCGACTGGATAAGATAAGGAGGCCGGGGGAGTCGTATCAGGAGGTTATTGAAAAGTTGCTTGATGATCATGATGAGGGAGATTTGGCTCTATGCTCAGGATGGGCAAAAAGGGCAAAAGAAGCAATTTCTGAATTCCGAAAGGGGGAAACCCTGACTGAAGAGGATATTATAAAAAAATATGCCCTTAAATGA
- a CDS encoding DUF4143 domain-containing protein: MTSKVKAGILKAFNRYLEEGGFPEFLRFGDPEYLKRTYDDIIYRDIVSRFGIREVKAFQQLVQFVFSNAGKEASNNSLAKAVGIKSPMSVRSYIGYLEEAYLVFELYWFDPSLKRQYAGQKKLYVMMLISTV, encoded by the coding sequence TTGACATCGAAGGTGAAAGCCGGGATCCTCAAGGCCTTTAATCGCTACCTTGAAGAGGGAGGTTTTCCAGAATTCCTGAGATTCGGCGACCCGGAGTACCTGAAGCGGACATATGATGACATCATCTACCGCGATATTGTCTCCAGATTCGGTATACGGGAGGTAAAGGCATTTCAGCAGCTTGTCCAGTTTGTCTTTTCAAATGCAGGAAAGGAAGCAAGTAATAATTCATTGGCAAAAGCAGTCGGAATAAAGAGTCCGATGTCTGTCCGATCATATATCGGCTATCTGGAAGAAGCATATCTTGTCTTTGAACTCTATTGGTTTGACCCCTCCCTGAAACGGCAGTATGCAGGGCAAAAAAAGCTGTATGTGATGATGCTGATCTCCACGGTATAG
- a CDS encoding acyltransferase, with protein MIEYGINTIGDGLTVFDPVTIGFPSRDYIGRTDHPGTILGNNVTLRSGTILYADVTLGDRCNTGHNVMIREKTLIGEGTSIGTGTIIEGNCTIGSGVSIQSMAFVPTHTTIGDHVFIGPHVTLTNDRYPPSGKPRLEGPVIEDYAVIGAAAIILPGVTIGRGAAVAAGSVVTHDVPAGMMAVGSPARVRPLPEEMRRG; from the coding sequence ATGATAGAGTATGGCATCAACACCATCGGCGATGGTCTCACCGTCTTTGACCCGGTCACCATCGGCTTCCCCTCTCGTGACTATATCGGAAGAACCGACCACCCCGGAACGATCCTCGGCAACAACGTCACCCTCCGATCCGGCACCATCCTCTATGCCGACGTCACCCTCGGGGATCGCTGCAATACCGGCCATAATGTGATGATCCGGGAGAAGACACTGATCGGGGAGGGGACATCGATCGGCACCGGAACGATCATCGAGGGGAACTGCACCATCGGCTCAGGTGTCAGCATCCAGAGCATGGCATTTGTCCCGACCCATACCACCATCGGCGATCATGTCTTCATCGGCCCGCATGTCACCCTGACAAACGACCGCTATCCGCCCTCAGGCAAACCCCGGCTTGAAGGGCCGGTCATCGAGGACTATGCCGTCATCGGCGCCGCCGCCATCATCCTCCCCGGCGTCACCATCGGCAGAGGGGCGGCGGTTGCTGCCGGCTCCGTCGTCACCCATGATGTTCCGGCCGGGATGATGGCAGTTGGGTCGCCAGCACGGGTCAGACCGCTCCCGGAGGAGATGAGACGGGGATAG
- a CDS encoding SOUL family heme-binding protein, with the protein MTETVAYDVARTIGEIEVRRYPELILAIVADAGDESGFPLLFQYITGNNRSRQTLPMTSPVITSQKIPMTSPVISDKGSISFVLPAGLRQGDVPDPLDDRIRITTIPPRDVGVVRFSGLARKEDVDGATRRLLDGLDNAGIPTHGEVFLMRYNPPWIPGFLRRNEVAIEVLI; encoded by the coding sequence ATGACGGAAACGGTTGCGTATGATGTTGCCCGGACCATCGGGGAGATTGAGGTGCGCAGATATCCGGAACTCATCCTGGCAATTGTCGCTGATGCAGGCGATGAGAGCGGATTTCCCCTTCTCTTCCAGTACATCACCGGGAATAATCGATCCCGGCAAACACTCCCGATGACCTCCCCGGTGATCACCTCCCAAAAAATTCCGATGACCTCTCCCGTCATCTCAGATAAGGGCTCCATCTCATTTGTCCTCCCCGCAGGATTGCGACAGGGTGATGTGCCCGACCCACTGGATGATCGTATCCGGATCACCACGATCCCGCCGAGGGATGTTGGAGTGGTTCGGTTCAGCGGTTTGGCCAGAAAGGAGGATGTCGATGGTGCCACCAGAAGACTGCTGGATGGACTGGATAACGCCGGGATTCCAACCCATGGGGAGGTCTTTCTGATGCGGTACAATCCCCCATGGATACCGGGATTTCTGAGGCGCAATGAGGTTGCCATTGAGGTTCTCATCTGA
- a CDS encoding class I SAM-dependent methyltransferase — protein sequence MTVHFFTLNGEGIAMQSIINWDELWKAIHVSSRIRTEKDKDPGAIWDKKAHAYNRITRDEKESTRQELGMLDLRPEDTLLDIGAGTGRLAVPIAGRISHVTALDASAGMLDHLKERMAAEGRSNYSCVTMRWEDAVVGRDIPVHDVVIAAFSLGFYDVGSELLKMDAAASRSVHLFWHVGPWREPEEMELYRAVHGEEGARQSGYPDALFLLNILHDYEIYADMQIYRAVWETIYASPEEAAEQWITMHAPGFEDLDLVTSHYEKRLQKDDDGMFRETSIRTTAMISWRKGE from the coding sequence ATGACCGTGCATTTCTTTACCCTGAACGGAGAGGGGATAGCTATGCAGTCGATCATCAACTGGGATGAGCTCTGGAAGGCGATCCATGTCAGCTCCCGGATCCGTACTGAGAAAGACAAGGATCCGGGTGCGATATGGGACAAGAAGGCACATGCCTACAACCGGATCACCCGTGACGAGAAGGAGTCAACAAGGCAGGAGCTTGGGATGCTGGATCTCCGGCCTGAGGATACCCTTCTTGACATAGGTGCGGGGACAGGGAGGCTTGCGGTCCCGATTGCAGGAAGGATTTCGCATGTCACCGCTCTTGATGCGTCGGCGGGGATGCTCGATCACCTGAAGGAACGGATGGCAGCGGAGGGGCGGTCGAACTACTCGTGTGTGACGATGCGGTGGGAGGATGCGGTGGTTGGGAGGGACATTCCGGTGCATGATGTCGTCATCGCCGCCTTCTCGCTCGGCTTTTATGATGTTGGTTCTGAGCTCCTGAAGATGGATGCGGCAGCCAGTCGGTCGGTGCATCTCTTCTGGCATGTCGGCCCCTGGCGTGAACCTGAGGAGATGGAACTCTACAGGGCGGTGCATGGAGAAGAAGGTGCCCGGCAGAGCGGGTATCCGGACGCCCTCTTCCTCCTCAATATCCTGCATGATTATGAGATCTATGCCGATATGCAGATCTACCGGGCAGTCTGGGAGACGATCTATGCATCTCCTGAGGAGGCGGCTGAACAGTGGATCACGATGCATGCCCCCGGGTTTGAGGATTTGGATCTCGTCACCAGCCATTATGAAAAGAGGTTGCAGAAGGATGATGACGGGATGTTCCGGGAGACTTCTATACGGACGACGGCGATGATCTCCTGGAGGAAAGGGGAATAA
- the cooS gene encoding anaerobic carbon-monoxide dehydrogenase catalytic subunit codes for MDENRISYHDSVKKVYERLKEDGMSNVWDRYEAQGLGSNPDTRCKFCMGGVRCDFCSNGPCRADAASDKRGVCGISADGMAMRMMLLRNVMGASTYQYHCEETIRTLKEAAAGSGPFTIRDPEKLKAFSARLGLDGDIPALCAFLQEDFHRRSHEESRIVDLLAPEDRKKVWRELGIFPGGIYGEMVLSTGSSLTNVDGYYVTLAKKALRLGVAMAYQSQIVLESLQDALFGTPRPHQVRVDLGVLDPDYVNILPNGHEPFLGFTLIETARRPDLQEAARAAGAKGIRVIANIETGQEMIQRWEMDDVFAGFTGNWIMQEAVLATGAVDVFVADMNCSLPMDPLYAEKYCFSLIPVSELVAFEGETIRENYNPATADAQAERLIRIGIENFPKRKRSVAPLTGLPIGSAIAGFSPESILEALGGSLDPLLNVIKDGTIRGVCGLVSCTTLRDHGQDIHTIAIAEELIKRDILVLSMGCGSAALQVAGLASPEAKERAGPGLKGLCKALSIPPVLSFGTCTDTGRCADLIGAIAAALDVPVTALPVAAAAPEYMEQKATIDAIFALAFGLYTYVNPIPTVTGAPNLVKLLTEDLKDITGGVLSVEPDPVKAVDGISAHIESKRRELGI; via the coding sequence ATGGATGAAAACAGAATATCCTACCATGATTCGGTAAAAAAAGTCTATGAACGGCTGAAAGAGGATGGCATGTCGAATGTCTGGGACCGATATGAAGCCCAGGGGCTTGGATCAAACCCGGATACGAGATGTAAATTCTGTATGGGTGGAGTACGATGCGACTTCTGTTCAAACGGCCCCTGCCGTGCTGATGCCGCCTCCGATAAACGGGGTGTCTGCGGCATCTCCGCAGACGGGATGGCGATGCGAATGATGCTCCTCCGTAACGTGATGGGGGCATCAACCTACCAGTATCATTGCGAAGAGACGATCCGGACGCTGAAGGAGGCGGCGGCAGGATCCGGCCCCTTTACCATCCGGGATCCTGAGAAGCTGAAGGCCTTCTCGGCACGCCTCGGCCTTGATGGCGATATACCCGCACTCTGCGCCTTTCTGCAGGAGGACTTTCACCGCAGATCCCATGAAGAGAGCAGGATCGTCGATCTGCTCGCACCCGAAGACCGGAAGAAGGTCTGGCGGGAACTTGGCATCTTCCCGGGAGGTATCTATGGGGAGATGGTCCTTTCAACCGGCTCATCGCTGACGAATGTTGACGGATATTATGTCACCCTTGCAAAGAAGGCACTCCGACTGGGGGTGGCGATGGCATACCAGAGCCAGATAGTTCTTGAATCCCTGCAGGACGCCCTCTTTGGAACTCCAAGACCACACCAGGTGCGGGTCGATCTCGGTGTTCTTGACCCAGATTATGTCAATATTCTTCCAAACGGGCATGAACCCTTCCTTGGGTTTACCCTCATCGAGACGGCACGCCGCCCTGATCTCCAGGAGGCCGCCCGTGCCGCCGGTGCAAAAGGGATACGGGTGATCGCAAATATTGAGACCGGACAGGAGATGATCCAGCGATGGGAGATGGATGATGTCTTTGCCGGCTTTACCGGGAACTGGATCATGCAGGAGGCGGTTCTTGCGACCGGAGCAGTCGATGTGTTTGTTGCAGATATGAACTGCTCGCTCCCGATGGACCCCCTCTATGCAGAGAAGTACTGCTTCTCCCTCATCCCGGTCAGTGAGCTCGTCGCCTTTGAAGGGGAGACGATCCGGGAGAACTACAACCCGGCAACCGCAGATGCCCAGGCAGAGCGGCTGATCCGTATCGGCATTGAGAACTTCCCGAAACGGAAACGTTCTGTTGCACCTCTCACTGGCCTGCCCATCGGTTCGGCAATTGCAGGCTTTTCACCGGAGAGCATCCTTGAAGCCCTCGGCGGATCACTTGATCCCCTCCTCAATGTCATCAAGGATGGCACCATACGGGGTGTCTGCGGCCTCGTCTCCTGCACCACTCTCAGGGATCATGGCCAGGATATTCATACCATCGCCATCGCCGAGGAACTTATAAAGCGTGATATCCTCGTCCTCTCGATGGGCTGCGGGAGTGCCGCCCTCCAGGTCGCAGGTCTCGCCTCGCCTGAAGCGAAGGAACGGGCAGGACCCGGCCTCAAGGGTCTCTGTAAGGCACTCTCGATACCGCCTGTCCTCTCATTTGGGACCTGCACCGACACGGGCAGGTGTGCTGATCTCATCGGGGCGATTGCGGCTGCCCTCGATGTCCCGGTCACCGCCCTCCCGGTAGCGGCGGCGGCACCCGAGTATATGGAGCAGAAGGCGACGATTGATGCCATCTTCGCCCTGGCATTCGGTCTGTACACTTATGTCAATCCCATCCCGACGGTGACCGGGGCTCCGAATCTGGTGAAACTATTAACCGAGGACCTCAAAGATATAACTGGTGGAGTCCTCTCGGTCGAGCCGGATCCGGTGAAGGCAGTTGACGGGATCTCTGCACATATCGAATCGAAAAGGAGAGAACTTGGAATATGA
- a CDS encoding NAC family transcription factor yields MADEGDYCTICGGTPPDKILIRRILVDGKETGIDKLDWIISEVKKLKLTDEARIADELLLRAGKLNYIPTKKADDYRTALLEEYRRSV; encoded by the coding sequence ATGGCAGATGAAGGTGATTACTGCACCATCTGCGGGGGAACACCGCCTGACAAGATTCTGATCAGACGTATCCTCGTTGATGGAAAAGAGACCGGAATCGACAAGCTCGACTGGATCATCAGCGAGGTGAAAAAGCTGAAACTCACCGATGAGGCAAGGATAGCAGACGAACTCCTCCTCCGGGCAGGCAAACTCAACTATATTCCGACAAAGAAGGCAGACGATTACCGCACGGCACTCCTCGAGGAGTACCGGCGGTCGGTCTGA